Below is a genomic region from Terriglobia bacterium.
GGGCTGGGTGTTTGCCTTCGACGAATCTTGGGCTCCTCATGAGAAACACCGGATCGAGACCGTTCTCGCGTCCGCGCGCCTCGTGCTGGCCGGTACTTTTCTCGTAATCGTTTTCCTCAGTTCCGCCTCGCACGGCAACGGATTCTCCAACTCCATCGCCGTCTCCGCTCTTTATTTCGTTTACAGCGGAGCCATTCTCGCAACCGTTACTGTCTCCCCCCGGCACACCACGGCCTTTCTCGTCGCAGTTCATGTCGCGGACATGTTATGGCCATCCGCGATCTCCGTCGCCGCCGAGGGCCCCAATAGCCCGGTGTTCGTGCTCTATATCTTCGTTTTGTTCGCGGCGGCATACCGTTGGGGGTTCCAACTCACCACCGTCACAACGTTGTTTATGGTTCTGTTGTTGCGCTTGGAGTCCGTTCTGCCCGGTTCGCACGTCCTTCGCGGTGACCCCGTCCTGATGGCGCGTTTTTCCACCCGCGCCTCCTACATGATCGTCACCGGCCTTTTCGCCGGTTTCCTTGGCGAACAGCAGAACCGTGCCCGCGCCGAAGAAGCCTCGCTTGCCAGGCTCATGACCGTCGCCCAAATGGGCACGCGCATCAACGAAATCATTGGCAATCTCCTCAAGGAAGTCCTCGCCCTGTTTGAGGGCGACGAAGCCGTCCTCTACCTCGACGACCATTCCCAGCGACGCGGCCGTGTTTGGCGGATCACTCGCAACCAGAAGCGCCACAACCCCGAACCTCACGAGATTCCTTTCGGCGAAATTCGTGATTTCACCAAGATCCCATCTGGTGCCGCCGCGCGCCTGTCGCGTACTGAGCGCCAGATCCGAATCGCCGTCCTGCTTCCCGACAACCTCTATACGATCAACCACGAAATCTCTTCCGGCCTTCTCAACGAAATCTGCGATCGCAACGCCCTGGCCGTCCGCTTCGCCACACCCGACTGGTCGGTTCTCGCCGCCATCATCAACAATCACGATGGAAAATGGGGAAAGGCGCCGCTGCATTTTCTCCAGCGCAGCATTAAGCACCTGATCCCAGCCATCTACAGCATCGACGTGAACGAGCGCCTCCGCAGTGAAGCCGGCGCCGCGGAGCGTGCCCGTCTCGGCCGCGAGCTTCACGACGGCGTCGTCCAGTCGCTCTTCGGTCTCGAGATGCAGACTTACTTGCTGCGCAACGCCGCACGCGACTACCCCAGCATCGGCGAAGAACTCCAGCAGATGCAGCAGACCATCCACGAGCAGCTTCAACAGCTCCGTGAGATGGTGCAGCGCTCCCGGACCATCGAGGTTACCAGCGACCGCCTCCTGGAGTTCCTCTCGTCTGCGACGAGCAAGTTTGCCAATGACACCTACATCTCAGCGCACTTCGAATCCAACGTGCCGTCCGGAACCGCGATCGATTTATCCGAAGGTGATTGTCGCGAACTGGCCCGAATCGCACACGAAGCCATGGTCAACGTGCGGAAGCACAGCCGCGCCAAGGCAATGCTGATACGATTGATGGACGAACCTGACTGCGTCCGCCTGACCATGGAAGACGACGGTCGCGGGTTGAACTTTCAGGGACGTCTGAGCCTCTCGGAACTCGATGCCGCCCAGGCTGGCCCTGCTGTAATTAAGGATTGCGTTCGCGCTCTGGGTGCGGAACTATACATCGAGTCGCATTCCTGGAAAGGCACCAACATAGAGGTTGTCGTTCCCAAGGAGGTTCATGCCGCTCGAGTCTCAACACGATAAGGGTCCCGTCCGAATCGTCATTGCCGACGATCACTCGCTCGTGCGCAATGGCCTCCGCCGTATCCTGGAGACCGAGGTTGATTTCAAAGTTGTCGGAGAAGCCTCCGATGGCGACGAAGCCCTCGATTGTGTCCGCAAGCTTTCTCCCGATGTTCTGCTCCTCGATCTCGCCATGCCGCGCACCGATGGCCTGCAGGTCCTCCGCGAACTCCGCTTGATGCCGAATTCCGTCAACGTAGTGATGTTGACCGCCGCCATCGATCGCGGCCAGATCAATGAAGCCGTTCGCCTTGGCGCGCATGGCGTCGTCATGAAAACCAGCGCCATCGACGTCCTCATCAAGAGCATTCGCTGTGTTATGGACGGTCAGTACTGGCTTGATCGAAGCACTCTGGCGGAGATCGTTCGTACTCCAGCCCCTGGTGATGCTCGCTTTGGCCTCACCGACCGCGAGTTACAACTCGTTGCACTCATCTCCGCCGGGGGCTCGAATAAGGAAATCGCCGAGAGCCTCGGAATCACCGAAGCCACCGTGAAGCGCCACCTTGCCAATGTCTTTGACAAAACAGGCGTTTCCACCCGTTTGGAACTCGCTGTATTTGCAATGAACCACGGCTTGGGTCACGCGAAGTAAGGTACACCTCACCGTCTACATCGTTGGATGTACGTGCTTCTGCACCTTCCGTAGAGCTACCCATACACCCTTCTGACGATTGTTGTTACTCGGTTTCGCCCTTATTCTGCTTGCGGATAAAGGGTTTGTCCCTCCCCCGGAACCCCAATCCACGTTTCTGGTACTCATCCGTTGTTGGGCCCAGAAGCCACTCATTCGCATGCACCGCTCAGTCGCTGCGACGCACGTCGCAGCGACCTCTTTTTTGCAATTAAGCCTGAATGGAAAGCTCGTGCCCACATCTGCCGTTTTCAGCAGATGTGGGTCTTGTCAATCGAGATTTTGTCCCGCAGGCCACCTTTGCCTTCGGTCTTTCACCCTCGCCTGTCTTAATCCTTCCTCGCGATAACAACCTGCTGCACTGTTGGCGGCAACGGATGCAACTCTGCCGTCGCAAACCCGGCATTCTTCAGCATCGATTCGAATTCCGCAAACGTGTAGGCGTCCCCCTTCGGCGTTGTTACCAGCATCGTCAAGGAGAATTCGGCAGCTTCCTGGGGCGTTATGCGGTCTGGGTTCGGCACGAAATCCAGAATCACCACTCGCCCTTTCGGACCCAGCGCCTTGTGAACTTTTCGTAGCAGGACTTCGTTCGTGGGCGGATCGAAATGATGCAGGAAATTCGTCAGCAGCACGAGGTCGTAGTCGGTACCCATCTCTTCATCGAAAGCGCTTCCCGGAATTTTGTCGAACCGATCGCCGAGCCCGGCATGATCGGCATTTTCCGCCGCGACCTCCAGGACGTTCCGCCAATCCAGCGCCACGATCTTTGCCTTGGGATGATGCCGTCCCAGCGTCACGCCATACATCCCATGGCCCGCCGCGATATCGAGCACCTTGTTGACCGGCACATCTAGCCGCGCCAGCAACTGCGCCAGCATCTCTGCTCCGAACCCAGCAATCCCCGCCATGTTTCGCGCAAAACTGATCCAGAAATCGTTTTCAGGCTGCAGCGTCTCCTCGCCTTCTGCCGCACCACCGCGACGAACCGCTCCAGCGACATCATTGAAGTGGGCGATCATCTCGTGGCTCGCCAGGAACCCCGCGGCACCACCCAGGTACATTGGTGAGCGTCGGTCAAGAAACGCGGCGCTATCCGGAGCCAGGTGATACTCGGAACCGTGTTTTTCCAGGAAGTGTTCAATCGACAGGAAATCGCACAAAATCCGTACTCCCCGCGCGCTAGCCTGCGTGCGCAGCGCAAGCGCCTCTGCCGTGCGTTCACCTTCGGCAATTGCCGAGAACAGGTCTAACTCGATTGCGGCCTTTAAGGCGGCGCTCAATTTGTAAGCGAAAAGGGAATTGAAGA
It encodes:
- a CDS encoding histidine kinase, whose translation is MFAFDESWAPHEKHRIETVLASARLVLAGTFLVIVFLSSASHGNGFSNSIAVSALYFVYSGAILATVTVSPRHTTAFLVAVHVADMLWPSAISVAAEGPNSPVFVLYIFVLFAAAYRWGFQLTTVTTLFMVLLLRLESVLPGSHVLRGDPVLMARFSTRASYMIVTGLFAGFLGEQQNRARAEEASLARLMTVAQMGTRINEIIGNLLKEVLALFEGDEAVLYLDDHSQRRGRVWRITRNQKRHNPEPHEIPFGEIRDFTKIPSGAAARLSRTERQIRIAVLLPDNLYTINHEISSGLLNEICDRNALAVRFATPDWSVLAAIINNHDGKWGKAPLHFLQRSIKHLIPAIYSIDVNERLRSEAGAAERARLGRELHDGVVQSLFGLEMQTYLLRNAARDYPSIGEELQQMQQTIHEQLQQLREMVQRSRTIEVTSDRLLEFLSSATSKFANDTYISAHFESNVPSGTAIDLSEGDCRELARIAHEAMVNVRKHSRAKAMLIRLMDEPDCVRLTMEDDGRGLNFQGRLSLSELDAAQAGPAVIKDCVRALGAELYIESHSWKGTNIEVVVPKEVHAARVSTR
- a CDS encoding response regulator transcription factor; translated protein: MPLESQHDKGPVRIVIADDHSLVRNGLRRILETEVDFKVVGEASDGDEALDCVRKLSPDVLLLDLAMPRTDGLQVLRELRLMPNSVNVVMLTAAIDRGQINEAVRLGAHGVVMKTSAIDVLIKSIRCVMDGQYWLDRSTLAEIVRTPAPGDARFGLTDRELQLVALISAGGSNKEIAESLGITEATVKRHLANVFDKTGVSTRLELAVFAMNHGLGHAK
- a CDS encoding class I SAM-dependent methyltransferase produces the protein MATSMQPQASSRQSHATEARPTPNRIFNSLFAYKLSAALKAAIELDLFSAIAEGERTAEALALRTQASARGVRILCDFLSIEHFLEKHGSEYHLAPDSAAFLDRRSPMYLGGAAGFLASHEMIAHFNDVAGAVRRGGAAEGEETLQPENDFWISFARNMAGIAGFGAEMLAQLLARLDVPVNKVLDIAAGHGMYGVTLGRHHPKAKIVALDWRNVLEVAAENADHAGLGDRFDKIPGSAFDEEMGTDYDLVLLTNFLHHFDPPTNEVLLRKVHKALGPKGRVVILDFVPNPDRITPQEAAEFSLTMLVTTPKGDAYTFAEFESMLKNAGFATAELHPLPPTVQQVVIARKD